AACTGGATTTATTACCTTTCAGACGGCCTTTTTTCCATTTATCCCATTCGCTTTACCATCGGCATAATTCAAGTTAATATATCAAATTCATTGTTATTCTAAAATTGTCTCGTCATGACCGCCCGCCAATCCTACCACCTTACCTTTGCCCGTTTCTCCCCCTCACTTTCAGTTCGCTCTTTCAGCGCATCCGAAGCGGTCAATACCGCCTACCGTGTTGAAATCACCGCTACCTCGACCGATTCCACACTGCCGCTGTCTTCCTACCTCAACCAGCGCGCAGCATTTGAGATTCGTCCGCAGGAAGGCTTACTGTCGGAAGTGGCCGGGGCATTCGGGTCTGCTTCAGACGATCCCCCGGCGAAGCAATGGCAGGGCATTATCACCTCATGCGAGAAGTTGTCGGTTTCCAAGGATGAAACCGTTTACCGCTTTGTTTTAGAGCCGCGCTTCGCGGCTTTAAAACATTTCCAGACTTCCCGGCTGTTCCAATACCAAACCGTCCCCGACATCGTTGCCGCCGTCTTCAAACATCACGGCTTCTCCGGTGTCGACTACCGTTTCCAAAAGAGCCGCAACTACACCGTACGCGAGTATGTCACCCAATATCTCGAAAGCGACTTCGACTTTATCAACCGTCTGTGTGAAGAAGAAGGCATCTGGTATGCCTTCGAACAGCATGAACAACATGGCGACGTAGTCGTCTTCGGCGACAGTCCCGCACACTATTGGCGCAGCCAAGGCTTACCCGTTTCCTACCGACCCCATGCCGGATTGGAGAGTGTCGGTACCGAAGCACTCTTCAACTTAAGCATCCGCCACAACCCCATCGTCGAAGGCATACGCACGGCCGACTACAACTACCGCAGTGCCGATACCGACCTTTTTGCCGAAACCGACAACAAACAGTCCGAAGAATCAGCCGACAATACCGTCTTATTGGGCAAACAGCAGCACTGGGGCCTTCATCCCAAAACAACCGACGAAGCCCAAGTTCAGACGACCCTGTTGAACGAAGCCAACCTCTGCCGCCAAACCATCGCCAACGGTAGCGGCAACGTCGTCTCCATGGCACCGATGAAAGTGTTCCAAACCGATACTGCCTTCCCCGAAGCACCCGACGGCTGGCTGGTACTTTCCATGGAACACAGCGGCAGCCGAGATACCGCCTACAGCCATACCTTTACCACCATCCCCGCCCAACTCGCCTACCGTCCCGAACGCATCACCCCGCGTCCGCATATCGACGGTACCTTACCGGCACGGGTAACCGCGGCTGAGAACTGCACCTACGCCTATATAGACGATATGGGCCGTTACCGCGTCAAATTACCGTTTGATTTGGACGAATGGAGTCCGGGCGGGGAAAGCCGTCCCGTCCGACTGGCCAAACCCTATGCCGGTCCCGAATACGGCATCCACTTCCCCTTACACGAAGGCACCGAAGTGATGCTGTCCTTCGTACAGGGTAATCCCGACCGTCCGTATATCTCCGGCGTCATGCACGACAGTGCCCATACCGACCACATTCCTGCAGACTGGAACACAAGAAACGTCATCCGTACCTGGGCGAACAACAAACTCAGGATGGAAGACCTGCAGGGACAGGA
The sequence above is a segment of the Neisseria perflava genome. Coding sequences within it:
- a CDS encoding type VI secretion system Vgr family protein, producing the protein MTARQSYHLTFARFSPSLSVRSFSASEAVNTAYRVEITATSTDSTLPLSSYLNQRAAFEIRPQEGLLSEVAGAFGSASDDPPAKQWQGIITSCEKLSVSKDETVYRFVLEPRFAALKHFQTSRLFQYQTVPDIVAAVFKHHGFSGVDYRFQKSRNYTVREYVTQYLESDFDFINRLCEEEGIWYAFEQHEQHGDVVVFGDSPAHYWRSQGLPVSYRPHAGLESVGTEALFNLSIRHNPIVEGIRTADYNYRSADTDLFAETDNKQSEESADNTVLLGKQQHWGLHPKTTDEAQVQTTLLNEANLCRQTIANGSGNVVSMAPMKVFQTDTAFPEAPDGWLVLSMEHSGSRDTAYSHTFTTIPAQLAYRPERITPRPHIDGTLPARVTAAENCTYAYIDDMGRYRVKLPFDLDEWSPGGESRPVRLAKPYAGPEYGIHFPLHEGTEVMLSFVQGNPDRPYISGVMHDSAHTDHIPADWNTRNVIRTWANNKLRMEDLQGQEHIKLATDYQKSQLNLGHIVDSNRNKRGENGEGFELRTDGWGAVRAGKGILVSAQNQDANGKVLDMDDAIAQIEQALSLAKSLNKAAQTANNHNTDEETQRGRLKDALKDLKEAGLIQTAPAGIATATEQSQLHTANENIHLVSGNHTDITAGQSLTAHAAESVNLFAQSSGIKMQANQGKVEVQAQNDELQLNALKDATLTSSAGKITIAAKEEILITCKGAYIKLSNGEVEIGSPKVVRVRAPMVVNGANSLDKPLPVFFKNKICLDCLKRAAQSRSPIAINIKE